Genomic DNA from Deinococcota bacterium:
GGTGCCGATCGCGCGCTGGTTCTTCAACTCGCTCGTCGTCGCCCTGGCCGCCACCGTGGGCCAGATGCTGACCGGGGCGATGGCCGGCTACGCCTTTGCGCGGCTCAAGTTCTGGGGCCGCGATGGGCTCTTTTTGCTCTACTTGGCGACCATGATGATCCCGCCGCAGGTCACCATCATCCCGCTCTTCATCATCGTGCGGGTTTTCGGCTGGTACGACTCCTACTGGGCGCTTATCGTGCCGGGGCTGTTCGGGGCCTTTAGCGTCTTTATCATGCGGCAGTTTTTCCTGACCGTTCCCGACGAGCTCGAGGACGCCGCCAAGCTCGACGGCGCCAACCACTGGCAGATCTTCTGGCGGGTGATGCTGCCGCTCTCGGGCCCGAGCTTAGCGACCCTGGGGACCTTTACCTTCATGAGCTTCTGGAACTCGTTTCTCTACCCTTTAATCGTCACCTCCTCGCAGGAGATGCGCACCCTGACGGTGGGCCTTAGCGTCTTCCGGCAGGCCTTTACCACCGAGTGGACGCTGCTGACCGCCGGCCTGGTGATGAGCATGGTGCCGGTCATCATCGCCTTTTTGATCGGCCAGAAGTACTTTATCCGCGGCATCACCATGACCGGGCTCAAATAATGGACCGGGCTCAACCAATGGGGCTCACGTGAGGACGGGGTGAAGTTCGCCGTCGACAAGACGAGCCCCACGCCGGCCTATCTCCAGCTCAAGAACGGTCTGGCCGGCGCCATCATGGGCGGCAGCATTCGCGCCGGCGAGGCGCTGCCCTCCGAGCGCGAACTCGCCGACTCGCTCGCCCTTTCGCGGATGACGGTGCGGCGGGCCTTAGAGGAGCTGGCCGCGGCCGGCCTGGTCGAGCGGCGCCACGGCTCGGGCACCTACGCGCTGGCCAGGCGCCTCGAGCAGAGCGTGGATAGGGTGCTCGGCTTCACCGACGAGGCGCGGCTGCTGGGCTTTACGCCGGGCAGCCGGCTCCTGGAGGCGGTGCGGATAGAGGCCGACGCCCAGGCGGCGGCGGCCCTGGAGCTGGAGCCGGGCGAGCTCATCTTGCGCGTCACCCGGCTGCGCACCGCCGACGGCGAGCCCCTGGCCATCCAGGAATCGCACCTCTGCCCGGCGGCGCTTGCGCTGCCCCTAGCGGCGCTCGAGCGCTCGGGCAGCCTCTATCAGACCCTGGCGCAGTCTTGCGGGCTCAAGCCGCACCACGCCCGCCAGGTCGTCAGCGCGCGCATGCCCACGCCGGCCGAGGCCAGAAGGCTGGGCCTGGCCCGCGGCGTGCCGCTCCTGGCCATCATGCGCGTCACCTTCGACGGGGACAACCGGCCCTTCGAATACGCCCGCAGCGCCTACCGCGGCGACAAGTACGGGCTGGCGCTCGAGCTTAAAGGCAGTACTGAGGACTGAGGACTGAGAAAAAGCCTTTACCCAACCCTCAGCAATCAGTCCTCTCTGGAATCAGTCCTCTCTTAAATCAGTCCTATCCTAAAAGGAGTTGCAGTGAACACCGAAACGATGAACGA
This window encodes:
- a CDS encoding GntR family transcriptional regulator → MKFAVDKTSPTPAYLQLKNGLAGAIMGGSIRAGEALPSERELADSLALSRMTVRRALEELAAAGLVERRHGSGTYALARRLEQSVDRVLGFTDEARLLGFTPGSRLLEAVRIEADAQAAAALELEPGELILRVTRLRTADGEPLAIQESHLCPAALALPLAALERSGSLYQTLAQSCGLKPHHARQVVSARMPTPAEARRLGLARGVPLLAIMRVTFDGDNRPFEYARSAYRGDKYGLALELKGSTED
- a CDS encoding carbohydrate ABC transporter permease — translated: MRSKPLPTLTAHALLLIGALFMLIPLIWTLSTSLKAPGSEFALPIRWIPERLHVENYQTVVSRVPIARWFFNSLVVALAATVGQMLTGAMAGYAFARLKFWGRDGLFLLYLATMMIPPQVTIIPLFIIVRVFGWYDSYWALIVPGLFGAFSVFIMRQFFLTVPDELEDAAKLDGANHWQIFWRVMLPLSGPSLATLGTFTFMSFWNSFLYPLIVTSSQEMRTLTVGLSVFRQAFTTEWTLLTAGLVMSMVPVIIAFLIGQKYFIRGITMTGLK